One window from the genome of Candidatus Manganitrophaceae bacterium encodes:
- the urtC gene encoding urea ABC transporter permease subunit UrtC yields MSNRFSGRTFQWAFILCMLWGGLLLLNILPNKESFFYLSFFKLNIFGKYMAYAILALGIDLLWGYTGILSLGHGVFFGLGAYCMGMHLMLSIGADGVYQSSLPDFMVWNQVESLPFFWQPFSSFWFSMIAVVMVPAFFALIFGFLTFRSRIRGVYFAIITQALAMTVWLLFNQNSLNLGGTNGLTDFKTILGHPLSETTTQRALFAATGIALVFAFLLCRWITRSRLGKVLVAIRENEGRIRFSGYSPSRYKLFVFVISAGLAGLAGALYVPQVGIITPGQIGVLPSIEMVIWVAVGGRGTLIGAILGAVGVNWFRSFLTGSYPDLWLYFLGSLFVGVVLFFPGGMWEVVGKVRKYASGRFKRRRIITPQTD; encoded by the coding sequence ATGTCGAATCGATTTTCCGGTCGAACATTTCAATGGGCTTTCATCCTCTGCATGCTTTGGGGCGGACTCTTGCTCTTGAACATCCTTCCCAACAAAGAGTCATTCTTTTATCTCTCGTTTTTTAAGCTCAACATTTTTGGAAAGTATATGGCCTACGCCATCTTGGCCTTGGGGATTGATCTCCTGTGGGGATACACAGGAATCTTGAGCCTCGGGCATGGCGTTTTTTTTGGCCTGGGTGCGTATTGCATGGGCATGCATCTGATGCTTTCTATTGGTGCAGATGGGGTCTATCAGAGTAGTCTCCCTGATTTTATGGTCTGGAACCAGGTTGAGTCCCTTCCCTTTTTTTGGCAGCCTTTCTCCAGTTTTTGGTTCTCAATGATTGCGGTCGTGATGGTTCCTGCCTTTTTTGCGCTTATATTCGGTTTTTTGACCTTTCGGAGCCGGATTCGTGGTGTCTATTTTGCCATTATCACGCAAGCCCTTGCGATGACCGTATGGCTGTTGTTCAACCAGAACTCCTTGAATCTCGGGGGAACCAATGGCTTAACCGACTTTAAAACGATTCTGGGGCACCCTCTCAGCGAGACGACAACGCAGCGGGCACTCTTTGCGGCCACGGGGATTGCCCTGGTTTTTGCCTTTCTTCTTTGCCGATGGATCACCCGATCCCGTTTGGGAAAGGTGCTCGTGGCCATTCGGGAAAACGAAGGGCGAATCCGATTTTCCGGGTATTCCCCCTCACGATACAAGTTATTTGTCTTTGTCATCTCTGCAGGGTTAGCAGGATTGGCAGGGGCTCTTTATGTTCCGCAGGTTGGGATTATTACGCCTGGACAAATTGGAGTGCTTCCCTCTATTGAGATGGTGATCTGGGTCGCGGTGGGGGGGCGCGGGACCCTCATCGGCGCAATTCTGGGTGCGGTTGGGGTCAATTGGTTTCGTAGCTTCCTGACCGGGAGTTATCCCGATTTGTGGCTCTATTTTTTGGGATCTCTGTTTGTCGGCGTCGTCTTATTCTTCCCAGGCGGAATGTGGGAAGTTGTTGGTAAAGTGAGGAAATACGCTTCAGGCCGTTTTAAAAGACGGCGTATTATTACACCACAGACAGACTAG
- the ureG gene encoding urease accessory protein UreG, translating into MKERKLKFPIRFGVGGPVGSGKTALIEKLCFALKDRINLAVVTNDIFTQEDAEFLIRSGALEKERIIGVETGGCPHTAIREDASGNLHAIEQLTTRFHGLKLLFVESGGDNLAATFSPELADHTIYVIDVAAGDKIPRKGGPGITRSDLLIINKIDLAPYVGADLQVMDRDSLKQRGDRPVILTNLKIGTGLDKVVAWIDQRISSL; encoded by the coding sequence ATGAAGGAGAGAAAATTGAAATTTCCTATTCGTTTTGGAGTTGGAGGGCCGGTCGGGTCGGGCAAAACCGCCCTCATTGAAAAACTTTGTTTTGCCTTAAAAGACCGGATTAATCTTGCAGTGGTGACGAATGATATTTTCACGCAAGAAGATGCAGAATTCCTCATCAGATCAGGGGCACTTGAAAAAGAACGAATCATCGGTGTCGAAACAGGGGGTTGCCCCCACACAGCAATCCGTGAAGATGCCTCAGGCAATCTCCATGCGATTGAGCAACTCACAACCCGCTTTCATGGGTTGAAACTCCTCTTTGTGGAAAGTGGCGGTGATAACCTGGCAGCGACCTTCAGTCCTGAGTTGGCTGATCACACGATATACGTGATCGATGTGGCGGCAGGAGACAAAATTCCAAGAAAGGGGGGACCGGGGATCACCCGCTCAGACCTCCTCATTATCAATAAGATCGATTTAGCTCCTTATGTCGGAGCCGATCTTCAGGTCATGGATAGAGATTCATTAAAACAACGGGGAGATCGGCCGGTGATCCTTACAAACCTCAAGATCGGAACAGGGCTGGACAAAGTGGTGGCCTGGATCGATCAGCGCATTAGCTCTCTATGA
- a CDS encoding co-chaperone GroES codes for MKIRALNNWAVIRPDQEKEQSGGGIFIPDAAKDKPQIGEVLSIGPGRIKEEKDKKGKVIEKKFEPTVVKPGDRVYYDKYAGNKVEDDGEELLIVREDDILGLVG; via the coding sequence ATGAAGATTCGAGCATTGAACAACTGGGCGGTAATCCGCCCCGATCAGGAAAAGGAACAATCGGGCGGAGGAATCTTTATCCCCGATGCCGCCAAGGATAAACCACAAATCGGAGAAGTGCTGTCCATCGGACCGGGACGCATAAAAGAAGAGAAGGACAAAAAAGGAAAAGTCATTGAGAAGAAATTTGAGCCGACCGTGGTGAAACCCGGTGATCGTGTCTACTACGATAAATACGCCGGAAACAAAGTTGAGGACGACGGGGAGGAACTGTTGATCGTGCGGGAAGATGACATTTTGGGGCTCGTCGGGTAA
- the higA gene encoding addiction module antidote protein, HigA family — MGLHNPPHPGRSIRRDCLEALGLTVTDGAKALGITRHMLSRIINGQAGISPEMAVRLEKAFGGTAQSWLALQQAYDLAQVERGKIKVTPAGKSMVEV; from the coding sequence ATGGGACTGCATAATCCTCCTCATCCGGGTCGTTCGATCAGACGGGATTGTCTTGAGGCTCTTGGCCTCACGGTCACCGATGGGGCAAAAGCATTAGGAATTACTCGGCATATGCTGTCGAGGATCATTAATGGCCAGGCGGGTATTTCCCCGGAAATGGCTGTGAGACTAGAGAAAGCTTTTGGCGGGACCGCCCAAAGCTGGTTAGCTCTTCAGCAGGCATATGACCTTGCGCAGGTGGAACGGGGTAAGATCAAAGTCACTCCTGCAGGGAAGTCTATGGTTGAGGTGTGA
- a CDS encoding urease subunit gamma codes for MHLTPREQDKLLVYLAGQLARDRKGRGLKLNHPEALALITAEVLEKIREGMPVSELMTYGAGILSRDDVMEGIPEMIPEVQVEGTFPDGTKLVTIHEPIR; via the coding sequence ATGCACTTAACACCGCGTGAACAGGACAAGTTGTTGGTTTATCTGGCAGGACAACTCGCGCGTGACCGAAAGGGACGGGGTCTTAAGCTGAATCACCCGGAGGCGCTTGCATTGATTACCGCAGAGGTGTTGGAGAAAATACGGGAAGGGATGCCCGTTTCAGAACTGATGACCTATGGTGCGGGGATTTTAAGCCGCGATGATGTCATGGAGGGAATCCCGGAAATGATCCCCGAGGTGCAGGTTGAAGGGACCTTTCCTGATGGCACAAAATTAGTCACGATCCATGAACCGATTCGCTAG
- the urtB gene encoding urea ABC transporter permease subunit UrtB yields the protein MNIPIRIKVVIGLTMKGPLKKYNHVTGSSEKTGALVKSVIRWVSMSPRFMLIFLLPVFIQAGRGGVSPSAFASEAGVGTPVTVSSLIFDLGNPDDILREEALFALGRSGDPNVLPVLEALRAGNLYTWIDPGGERRTVITRDLVDQDGQQLYLLIDPYRFNSILDEQGRAIHVAEEALEEIYLGRRLRIQINPLLDRLRLFSPDAPIRESAAIRLGLSGDPEILGLLDQVLEKESDRWVQFALNEARGLVLLQDDNASVRKQAAVRLGEIHAVNAVPAMKERILGYDEGESEEKEFAVVKAIKESIQKITKWDRFARLMETIFSGVSLSSILLLVALGLAINFGLMGVINMAHGELMMLGAYTTYVIQELFTAYLPVETQDFYFLMAIPLAFIVSALFGLVLEKSIIRHLYGRPLETLLATWGISLILQQGVRQIFGAANVDVASPSWLSGGLRLAVGIQFPYNRLFIIFLSLVSVIGIYGLVLRSSVGLKIRAVTQNRRMSACMGISTEKVDAWTFALGAGLAGMAGSALTLIGNVGPDLGQNYIVDSFLIVVAGGVGKLVGTVGAAFGIGGLNKLLEPGFGAIYAKVIILIIVILFLQVRPSGLFPAKGRSVDL from the coding sequence GTGAATATACCAATCCGGATAAAGGTTGTGATTGGGTTGACCATGAAGGGACCTTTAAAAAAGTATAATCATGTGACTGGAAGTTCTGAAAAAACAGGCGCTTTGGTCAAGTCCGTAATAAGATGGGTCAGCATGTCCCCCCGATTCATGCTGATCTTCCTTCTGCCAGTTTTTATTCAGGCGGGCAGAGGAGGTGTTTCCCCTTCGGCTTTTGCAAGCGAAGCCGGGGTGGGAACACCCGTTACGGTGTCTTCCTTGATATTCGATCTGGGAAACCCGGATGATATACTGCGGGAAGAAGCCCTTTTTGCCTTGGGAAGATCGGGTGACCCGAATGTGCTTCCTGTACTGGAGGCCTTGCGGGCGGGGAACCTATACACTTGGATTGATCCCGGGGGTGAACGCCGCACGGTCATCACACGAGACCTGGTGGATCAGGATGGACAACAACTTTATCTCTTGATTGACCCCTACCGCTTCAATTCCATTCTTGATGAACAAGGCCGCGCGATTCATGTGGCGGAAGAAGCCTTGGAAGAGATTTATCTGGGTCGGCGGTTGCGGATCCAAATAAATCCTTTGCTGGATCGACTTCGGCTTTTTAGCCCTGATGCGCCGATCCGGGAATCTGCTGCGATCCGCTTGGGTCTTTCTGGTGATCCGGAAATACTGGGTCTGCTGGACCAGGTCTTAGAAAAGGAGAGTGACCGCTGGGTCCAGTTTGCATTAAACGAAGCAAGAGGGCTGGTTTTACTCCAGGACGATAATGCGTCTGTCCGTAAACAGGCGGCTGTGCGCCTTGGGGAAATACACGCTGTGAATGCTGTTCCTGCAATGAAGGAGCGTATCCTAGGATATGACGAGGGGGAATCTGAAGAAAAAGAGTTCGCGGTAGTGAAGGCCATCAAAGAATCGATCCAGAAGATTACAAAGTGGGACCGTTTTGCCAGACTTATGGAGACGATTTTTAGCGGCGTAAGTTTGAGTTCCATCCTCCTGCTTGTCGCGCTTGGATTGGCGATTAATTTTGGTTTGATGGGTGTGATCAATATGGCGCATGGCGAACTGATGATGCTGGGGGCCTATACCACGTATGTGATTCAGGAATTATTTACCGCTTATCTTCCCGTAGAGACCCAGGACTTCTATTTTCTGATGGCGATTCCGCTCGCCTTTATTGTCTCGGCCCTTTTTGGCCTGGTCTTGGAGAAGTCGATTATTCGTCACCTTTATGGTCGTCCCTTGGAAACCCTCCTTGCGACGTGGGGGATCAGCCTGATCCTGCAGCAGGGGGTCCGCCAAATTTTCGGGGCGGCCAATGTCGATGTGGCGAGCCCCAGCTGGCTGAGCGGAGGCCTTCGGTTGGCGGTCGGCATTCAATTTCCCTACAATCGCCTTTTTATTATTTTTTTAAGTCTTGTCTCCGTGATCGGGATATACGGCCTGGTCTTGCGTTCGTCCGTCGGGCTTAAGATTCGGGCGGTCACACAAAATCGCCGTATGAGTGCATGCATGGGGATTTCGACAGAAAAGGTGGATGCGTGGACATTTGCCCTCGGTGCCGGGTTGGCCGGGATGGCTGGTTCTGCCTTGACGCTGATCGGGAACGTCGGACCCGATCTCGGTCAGAATTATATCGTCGATTCATTTTTGATTGTGGTTGCCGGAGGAGTGGGTAAACTGGTCGGTACCGTCGGTGCTGCATTTGGCATCGGAGGTCTTAATAAATTACTTGAACCCGGATTCGGGGCAATCTATGCCAAGGTGATTATCCTTATAATCGTCATCCTTTTCCTCCAGGTCAGACCCTCAGGTCTCTTCCCGGCAAAAGGTCGTAGTGTTGATCTTTAG
- the urtD gene encoding urea ABC transporter ATP-binding protein UrtD, with protein sequence MNETILYVEGVTVSFEGFKALRNLSFMMEEGELRVVIGPNGAGKTTLLDVICGKVRPTSGRVIFEQDTDLLPLREEDIANLGIGRKFQAPSVYTSLSVIENIELSLNRKKGVFNSLFGRITPSQRGKISATLETVGLFRKKDVIAGSLSHGEKQWLEIGMVIIQEPRVMLVDEPVAGMTDHETEKTGVLLENIAKERSVLVIEHDMAFVRQIARKVTVLHEGSVLFEGTVDEVQNHPKVREVYLGRG encoded by the coding sequence ATGAATGAAACAATATTATATGTCGAGGGAGTCACAGTCAGTTTTGAGGGATTTAAAGCCCTTCGAAATCTGAGTTTTATGATGGAGGAAGGGGAGCTTCGTGTTGTGATCGGGCCGAACGGCGCAGGCAAAACGACGCTACTCGATGTGATCTGTGGGAAGGTGAGACCCACGTCTGGACGGGTCATTTTTGAGCAAGATACCGACCTCCTCCCCCTGCGGGAGGAAGACATTGCCAACCTGGGTATCGGTCGAAAGTTTCAGGCTCCCTCCGTGTATACGAGCCTCAGTGTTATTGAAAACATCGAACTTTCCTTGAATCGCAAAAAGGGGGTCTTCAACTCCCTCTTCGGCAGAATCACACCCTCCCAACGGGGAAAGATCTCTGCGACCCTGGAAACAGTTGGCCTTTTTAGAAAGAAAGATGTCATTGCAGGATCTCTTTCTCACGGGGAAAAGCAGTGGCTTGAGATCGGAATGGTTATCATTCAGGAACCCAGAGTCATGTTGGTGGATGAACCTGTGGCGGGGATGACCGACCATGAAACGGAGAAAACGGGGGTTCTGCTGGAAAACATTGCAAAGGAACGGTCTGTATTGGTCATTGAACATGACATGGCTTTTGTCAGGCAGATTGCAAGAAAAGTAACCGTCCTCCATGAAGGGAGCGTTTTGTTCGAAGGAACCGTGGACGAGGTTCAGAATCATCCCAAGGTGAGAGAGGTATACCTGGGTAGAGGATAA
- a CDS encoding peptidase, whose protein sequence is MIKSIKHRGLKRWFYKEDPSGLTPHLVPVIDDILARLNVAGDIKAMNLPGWNLHPLKGDLKGFWSVKVTGNWRIVFRFEGGSALDVNMIDYH, encoded by the coding sequence ATGATAAAGAGCATTAAACATCGAGGTTTGAAGCGGTGGTTTTACAAGGAGGACCCATCCGGTCTGACCCCGCACCTTGTCCCGGTTATTGATGATATTTTGGCCCGCTTAAATGTGGCCGGAGATATAAAAGCAATGAACCTTCCTGGATGGAACCTGCACCCGTTAAAGGGAGACCTCAAAGGGTTTTGGAGCGTAAAGGTAACAGGGAACTGGAGAATTGTGTTTCGTTTTGAAGGTGGTAGCGCTTTGGATGTCAATATGATTGATTACCATTAA
- the urtE gene encoding urea ABC transporter ATP-binding subunit UrtE: MLKIDHLHVVYGESLILRDVNLEVAKGRVVCLIGRNGVGKTTLLKSIMGLLIPKSGEVLYNGEDITDRRPDERSLQGIGYVPQGREIFPQLTVRENLVLGLAARGEKSRSVPEEVYELFPALKDLLGRRGGDLSGGQQQQLAIGRVLVLRPQLLLLDEPTEGIQPSIIDEIEDAIHRIKKSGVSILLVEQYLQFAWRLADEYYVMEKGTIISKGSTESLSEEDVKHHLTV; the protein is encoded by the coding sequence ATGTTGAAAATAGACCACCTCCATGTTGTTTATGGAGAGAGCCTCATCCTTCGGGATGTGAACCTTGAGGTTGCAAAGGGCCGGGTTGTTTGCCTGATAGGCCGCAATGGTGTCGGGAAGACAACCTTGTTGAAAAGCATCATGGGGCTTCTTATTCCAAAATCAGGGGAGGTCCTTTATAACGGGGAAGATATTACCGACCGGAGGCCGGATGAGCGGTCCCTGCAGGGGATCGGCTATGTGCCTCAGGGGCGGGAGATTTTTCCGCAACTCACGGTAAGAGAGAATCTGGTTTTGGGACTGGCTGCAAGGGGAGAGAAGAGCCGATCTGTTCCGGAAGAAGTCTATGAGCTGTTCCCTGCACTGAAGGATCTTCTCGGTCGTCGCGGCGGAGACCTGAGCGGGGGGCAACAACAACAGTTGGCCATCGGGCGTGTGCTTGTTTTGCGCCCTCAATTACTCCTTTTGGATGAACCCACCGAAGGGATTCAGCCGTCTATTATCGATGAGATCGAAGACGCAATACACAGAATCAAAAAGTCCGGGGTTTCGATTCTTCTTGTTGAGCAGTATCTGCAATTTGCATGGCGTCTTGCAGATGAATACTATGTTATGGAAAAAGGGACGATCATTTCAAAGGGGTCGACGGAATCTTTAAGCGAGGAGGATGTGAAACATCATCTGACCGTTTGA
- a CDS encoding twin-arginine translocase TatA/TatE family subunit — translation MFGLGFPELLIIFMIVLVFFGAGKLPEIGTGLGKAIRGFKKGISELDEADDPSIIYQKEKKH, via the coding sequence ATGTTTGGACTTGGGTTTCCGGAGCTTTTAATTATCTTTATGATCGTTCTTGTCTTCTTTGGAGCAGGCAAATTACCAGAGATTGGGACAGGGCTTGGAAAGGCCATTCGAGGGTTTAAGAAAGGCATCTCTGAATTAGATGAAGCCGATGATCCTTCTATCATTTACCAAAAAGAAAAAAAACATTGA
- the ureC gene encoding urease subunit alpha, with protein MTLKITRKAYAEMFGPTLGDRVRLADTDLWIEVEKDYTHYGDECKFGGGKVLRDGMGQAAKGIHSDGILDLVITNALVLDHSGVFKADIGIREGRITGIGKAGNPDIMEGVTEGMVVGAGTEAIAGEGMILTAGGIDNHIHFISPQQIEEAITSGITTMIGGGTGPATGTKATTCTPGLWNIRQMLQAADGFPINLGFLAKGNSSSDAALEEQIVAGALGLKLHEDWGSTPATIDTALTVADRFDVQVAIHTDTLNEAGFVETTTEAFKGRTIHTYHTEGAGGGHAPDIIRLCGEPNVLPGSTNPTRPFTVNTIDEHLDMLMVCHHLNPSLPEDVAFADSRIRPETIAAEDILHDLGAFSIMASDSQAMGRVGEVILRTWQTADKMKRQRGRLSEEKGNNDNLRARRYIAKYTINPAIAQGISHEVGSVETGKMADLILWRPAFFGVKPELIIKGGMILHAAMGDPNASIPTPQPVRYRPMFGAFGGVPFHNAVSFVSLSGMEANIKEKFHLKKKLVAVQNCRDIGKKDMILNNSLPKMEVNPETYEVKADGIVLRCEPADMLSMAQRYFLF; from the coding sequence ATGACTTTAAAAATTACCCGCAAAGCCTATGCTGAAATGTTCGGCCCTACCCTTGGAGACCGTGTCCGGCTGGCCGACACCGATCTTTGGATTGAGGTGGAAAAGGATTACACACATTACGGGGACGAATGTAAGTTTGGTGGAGGGAAAGTCTTACGTGATGGGATGGGGCAAGCGGCGAAAGGGATACACTCGGACGGGATTCTCGACCTTGTCATTACGAATGCCCTGGTCCTTGATCATAGCGGTGTTTTTAAAGCCGATATTGGTATCCGGGAAGGGAGAATCACCGGAATTGGAAAAGCAGGCAACCCCGACATCATGGAGGGCGTGACCGAGGGGATGGTGGTTGGCGCGGGCACAGAAGCCATCGCAGGAGAAGGGATGATTCTTACGGCAGGGGGGATTGATAATCATATCCATTTTATATCGCCTCAACAAATTGAAGAAGCGATCACTTCTGGAATCACGACGATGATCGGTGGAGGCACAGGTCCGGCCACCGGGACCAAGGCAACCACCTGTACCCCCGGGCTTTGGAACATCCGACAGATGCTTCAGGCCGCCGACGGATTTCCGATTAACCTCGGATTTCTGGCAAAAGGGAACAGTTCCAGTGATGCCGCGCTTGAAGAGCAGATCGTCGCGGGAGCGCTAGGACTCAAACTCCATGAAGATTGGGGGAGTACACCTGCGACGATTGATACGGCCCTGACCGTGGCAGACCGCTTCGATGTACAGGTGGCCATTCACACGGACACCCTCAATGAAGCAGGCTTTGTCGAAACCACGACGGAGGCCTTTAAAGGGCGTACGATTCATACCTACCACACAGAAGGCGCGGGAGGAGGACATGCCCCTGATATTATTCGGCTCTGTGGCGAGCCGAATGTCTTGCCCGGTTCGACAAATCCGACACGGCCCTTTACCGTCAACACCATTGACGAACATCTGGACATGCTGATGGTATGTCACCATCTGAACCCCTCGCTTCCGGAAGATGTCGCCTTTGCAGATTCCCGTATCCGGCCAGAGACGATTGCGGCCGAAGATATCCTGCACGATCTTGGCGCATTCTCGATAATGGCATCCGATTCGCAGGCGATGGGGCGGGTGGGCGAGGTCATTCTGCGAACCTGGCAGACGGCCGACAAAATGAAGCGCCAGCGTGGACGTCTCTCAGAAGAAAAGGGAAACAATGACAACCTCAGGGCAAGGCGTTATATTGCGAAATACACCATAAATCCTGCGATAGCACAAGGGATTTCCCATGAAGTGGGTTCGGTTGAGACTGGAAAAATGGCCGACCTGATTCTCTGGCGTCCTGCTTTTTTTGGGGTCAAGCCGGAACTCATCATAAAAGGGGGAATGATTCTTCATGCGGCGATGGGAGACCCGAACGCATCGATCCCAACCCCCCAACCGGTACGGTATCGACCCATGTTTGGTGCGTTTGGCGGTGTCCCTTTTCATAATGCTGTTTCTTTTGTTTCTCTCTCCGGGATGGAAGCAAACATCAAAGAAAAGTTTCACTTAAAGAAAAAACTCGTTGCGGTCCAGAACTGCCGGGATATTGGAAAGAAAGATATGATCTTGAACAATAGTCTGCCCAAGATGGAAGTTAACCCGGAGACCTACGAGGTGAAGGCGGATGGGATTGTGCTCCGTTGTGAACCGGCTGATATGCTTTCAATGGCACAACGGTATTTTCTTTTCTAA
- a CDS encoding helicase, translated as MNSVYFDLETQKSAADVGGWGNKHLMRVSFAVTYSTKEACFRGFEEEDMPALLSELSSADCVIGYNLLGFDYTVMSAYTDRDLSLLPTLDLMADLHLILGFRPKLENLAQATLGSGKMAEGLQAVRWYQEGRFADIAIYCKEDVRITRDLHLFGCKNKFIYCTDKAGQSRQVEVNW; from the coding sequence ATGAACAGTGTTTATTTTGATCTGGAAACGCAGAAGAGTGCTGCGGATGTGGGCGGATGGGGGAACAAGCATCTGATGCGTGTTTCTTTTGCAGTGACCTACTCCACAAAGGAGGCCTGCTTCAGGGGATTTGAAGAGGAAGACATGCCGGCACTCCTCTCTGAACTTTCCAGTGCCGATTGCGTCATCGGGTATAATCTTCTTGGATTTGATTATACGGTCATGTCGGCCTATACCGATCGCGATTTATCCTTACTTCCCACGCTGGACCTCATGGCCGACCTCCATTTAATATTGGGCTTTCGCCCCAAACTTGAAAACCTGGCACAAGCGACCCTGGGATCGGGAAAAATGGCCGAAGGGCTCCAGGCCGTTCGCTGGTATCAGGAAGGCCGTTTTGCAGATATCGCGATCTATTGTAAAGAAGATGTACGCATCACACGGGATTTACATCTCTTCGGATGTAAAAACAAGTTCATATACTGCACTGATAAAGCGGGCCAGTCAAGACAAGTCGAAGTAAACTGGTAA
- the ureB gene encoding urease subunit beta, translating into MIPGEYILAEGDIEANTGRETAEITVTNTGDRPIQVGSHFHFFEANRALAFDRKKSFGMRLNIPSGTAVRFEPGEKKRVILVRLGGHRKVFGLNGLTDGDTDEASRGAALTRAREKKFEMEGK; encoded by the coding sequence TTGATACCAGGTGAATACATTCTCGCAGAGGGAGATATTGAGGCGAATACCGGACGGGAGACGGCTGAAATCACCGTGACGAATACCGGGGACCGCCCTATCCAGGTCGGGTCTCACTTTCATTTTTTTGAAGCCAACCGTGCCCTTGCTTTTGACCGGAAAAAATCCTTTGGGATGCGCTTGAATATCCCTTCAGGGACCGCCGTCCGCTTCGAGCCCGGGGAGAAAAAACGGGTTATTCTGGTACGGCTCGGTGGACACCGAAAGGTATTCGGTTTAAATGGCCTCACCGATGGAGATACCGATGAGGCCTCAAGGGGGGCCGCTTTAACCCGAGCACGTGAAAAAAAGTTTGAAATGGAGGGGAAATGA
- the urtA gene encoding urea ABC transporter substrate-binding protein gives MSEKKDKDIIQGIGEIINKKVDRRKFLKQSAMAAAGLAATGLFGGLSFPHLVRAAKGSGPIKIGILHSLSGTMAISEVSLRDVVLMAVEEINAKGGVMGRKLEPVVVDPASDWDLFAEKAKGLLLQDKVSVVFGCWTSVSRKSVLPVFEKNNGLLFYPVQYEGEECSRNVFYTGAAVNQQAIPAVEYLMSRDGGGYKKFYLLGTDYVYPRTTNKILRAMLLAKKVPAANIKEEYTPFHHQDYQTIVQKIKAFSRGGGACVISTINGDSNVPFYKEFANKGLTSGDVPIMAFSVAEDELRGMDTSSLVGHLAAWNYYQSVKTPQNKKFVAAFKSYCKRKGLPGGSSRVTDDPIEAAYFGVYLWKQAVEKAQTTEVNAVRKAAYGQKFLAPGGMVKLDERNHHTHKPVLIGEIRKDGQFRVIWKTKGLVKPEPWSEYTNPDKGCDWVDHEGTFKKV, from the coding sequence ATGTCAGAAAAAAAGGACAAAGATATAATCCAGGGGATAGGAGAAATAATCAATAAGAAGGTTGATCGGCGGAAGTTTCTAAAGCAGTCCGCAATGGCTGCAGCAGGACTCGCCGCAACGGGCTTGTTTGGAGGGCTTAGTTTTCCTCACCTTGTTCGGGCTGCGAAGGGATCCGGGCCGATCAAGATTGGTATCCTTCATTCTCTGAGTGGAACGATGGCGATCAGTGAGGTTTCATTGCGGGATGTGGTTTTGATGGCCGTGGAGGAAATCAATGCCAAAGGCGGGGTGATGGGGCGAAAACTCGAGCCCGTGGTTGTCGATCCGGCCTCCGACTGGGATCTCTTTGCTGAAAAAGCGAAGGGACTTCTTTTGCAGGATAAGGTTTCCGTCGTATTTGGTTGTTGGACCTCCGTGAGCCGGAAGTCAGTTCTTCCGGTCTTTGAAAAGAACAACGGGCTCCTCTTTTACCCGGTTCAGTATGAAGGGGAAGAGTGTTCGCGAAATGTATTCTACACGGGTGCCGCAGTGAACCAGCAGGCCATTCCGGCGGTGGAGTACCTCATGAGCCGGGATGGAGGCGGATACAAGAAGTTCTACCTCCTGGGGACCGACTATGTCTATCCCCGAACGACCAATAAGATCCTTCGTGCGATGCTGTTGGCGAAAAAGGTCCCTGCGGCCAATATCAAGGAGGAGTACACGCCTTTCCATCACCAGGACTACCAAACCATCGTTCAGAAGATCAAGGCGTTTTCAAGAGGGGGCGGTGCCTGCGTGATCAGTACCATTAACGGAGACAGCAATGTCCCCTTTTACAAGGAGTTCGCAAATAAGGGGCTCACATCGGGTGATGTTCCGATTATGGCCTTTAGCGTGGCCGAAGATGAACTTCGGGGAATGGATACAAGTTCTCTGGTGGGTCACTTGGCCGCCTGGAATTACTATCAATCGGTCAAGACACCTCAAAACAAAAAGTTCGTCGCTGCCTTTAAGTCCTATTGTAAGAGAAAAGGCCTCCCGGGTGGGAGCAGTCGGGTCACCGATGATCCGATTGAGGCTGCATATTTTGGCGTCTACCTCTGGAAGCAGGCCGTGGAAAAAGCGCAGACCACTGAAGTCAATGCCGTTCGCAAGGCCGCCTATGGTCAGAAATTCCTGGCCCCTGGCGGCATGGTGAAGTTGGATGAGCGAAACCATCACACCCACAAGCCGGTATTGATTGGAGAGATCCGAAAAGACGGTCAGTTCCGGGTGATCTGGAAAACAAAAGGGCTGGTTAAACCGGAACCCTGGAGTGAATATACCAATCCGGATAAAGGTTGTGATTGGGTTGACCATGAAGGGACCTTTAAAAAAGTATAA